In Mycolicibacterium alvei, a single window of DNA contains:
- a CDS encoding SDR family NAD(P)-dependent oxidoreductase, protein MTGLLDGKVALVTGAGHGIGRGHALELAKHGATVIINDLGTSLSGEGTGKVADEVVQIIESRGGKAVSDFSDVGDEEQVDLAVERAYSQLGRLDIVVNNAGIVRDKAIWNMTLDDFDLVMRVHVRGSWLTSRAVARKWRDESKANGSTVYGRIINTTSGAGLHGHFGQTNYSAAKAAIVGLTQTLSLELASIGATVNAISPGGRTRMSASMPGAQAPIEPDERAEDEFDPKDPSLGSPVVAWLASPEAGHISGQVIRAMGENIQLLKGWHPVASVSNGQKRWDANKLGAIMATDVFGTRNTGLRLGG, encoded by the coding sequence ATGACCGGACTACTGGACGGCAAGGTGGCCCTGGTGACCGGGGCCGGCCACGGCATCGGTCGCGGCCATGCCCTGGAGTTGGCCAAACACGGCGCCACCGTGATCATCAACGACCTGGGCACCAGCCTATCGGGTGAGGGCACTGGGAAGGTGGCCGACGAGGTGGTGCAGATCATCGAAAGCCGCGGCGGTAAGGCGGTTTCCGACTTCAGCGATGTCGGCGACGAGGAGCAGGTCGACCTCGCGGTGGAGCGGGCGTACTCGCAACTCGGCCGGTTGGACATCGTGGTCAACAATGCCGGCATCGTGCGCGACAAGGCGATCTGGAACATGACCCTCGATGATTTCGACCTGGTGATGCGGGTGCACGTGCGGGGCAGCTGGCTGACCAGCCGCGCGGTGGCACGCAAGTGGCGGGACGAATCGAAGGCCAACGGCAGCACGGTATATGGCCGCATCATCAACACCACGTCCGGCGCGGGCCTGCACGGCCACTTCGGTCAGACGAACTACAGTGCCGCCAAGGCTGCCATCGTGGGACTCACCCAGACCTTGAGCCTGGAACTGGCGTCGATCGGCGCGACCGTAAACGCGATCAGCCCGGGCGGTCGGACCCGGATGTCCGCCTCCATGCCCGGTGCGCAGGCACCGATCGAACCCGATGAACGCGCCGAAGATGAGTTCGACCCGAAGGACCCGTCGCTGGGCTCACCGGTGGTGGCGTGGCTGGCCAGCCCCGAGGCCGGCCACATCAGCGGTCAGGTGATCCGCGCGATGGGCGAGAATATCCAGCTGCTCAAGGGCTGGCATCCGGTGGCCTCGGTGTCCAACGGCCAGAAGCGCTGGGATGCAAACAAGTTGGGTGCGATCATGGCCACAGACGTATTCGGCACCCGCAACACCGGGTTGCGCCTCGGCGGCTGA